Proteins from a single region of Streptomyces sp. HUAS 15-9:
- a CDS encoding ferredoxin yields the protein MRIDIEIDRDVCIGAGQCALAAPNVFTQDDDGYSMLVPRKEDGAGDPMVRDAARACPVGAIKVTEAATG from the coding sequence ATGCGCATCGACATCGAGATCGACAGGGACGTCTGTATCGGCGCGGGCCAGTGTGCCCTGGCCGCCCCGAACGTCTTCACCCAGGACGACGACGGCTACAGCATGCTCGTCCCCCGCAAGGAGGACGGCGCCGGCGACCCGATGGTGCGGGACGCGGCCCGCGCCTGCCCGGTCGGCGCCATCAAGGTGACCGAAGCCGCCACCGGCTGA
- a CDS encoding flavoprotein: MTEQAEKPFLYLVVCAAGIAAGVSKLITAAQERDWEVGVIATPVATGGFFDLAAVEAQTGRPVRSAWRTPADPRPFPAPDAVVVAPATFNTVNKWAAGIADTLALGTLCEAYGLGVPIAALPCVADALAAHPAYQDSLIRLRGMGVRFGEPYSGEPDESGRRPEFPWEDALELLERGW, encoded by the coding sequence GTGACCGAACAGGCCGAGAAACCCTTCCTCTACCTCGTCGTCTGCGCCGCCGGGATCGCCGCGGGCGTCAGCAAGCTGATCACCGCCGCGCAGGAGCGGGACTGGGAGGTCGGCGTCATAGCGACGCCGGTCGCGACGGGCGGGTTCTTCGACCTCGCCGCCGTCGAGGCGCAGACCGGCCGTCCCGTCCGCTCCGCCTGGCGGACCCCGGCCGATCCGCGCCCCTTCCCGGCGCCGGACGCCGTGGTGGTCGCGCCGGCCACCTTCAACACGGTCAACAAGTGGGCGGCCGGGATCGCCGACACCCTCGCCCTGGGCACGCTCTGCGAGGCCTACGGTCTGGGCGTCCCGATCGCCGCCCTGCCGTGCGTGGCGGACGCGCTGGCCGCCCATCCCGCCTACCAGGACAGCCTGATACGGCTGCGCGGAATGGGCGTCAGGTTCGGCGAGCCCTACTCCGGTGAGCCCGACGAGTCCGGCAGGCGGCCGGAGTTCCCGTGGGAGGACGCACTGGAGCTGTTGGAGCGCGGCTGGTGA
- a CDS encoding endo alpha-1,4 polygalactosaminidase — MPAKGVSHVGGPATTAGAVMLAVAVGLTGCGSGGSPHPSRSTSAQVRLPPRHAGFDYQIGGAYPPPKGVRIVSRDRSSSPAPGLYSICYVNAFQAQPEERAAWPADLLLRDADGEVVIDEDWNEPLLDIRTPAKRERVAERVDRWIDECATKGFDAVEPDNYDSYSRSHDLLTADDATAFITLLARHAHARHLAVGQKNTPELAGVRKKAGLDFAVAEECGEYDECGTYAKAFDDRVVVVEYSDKGLRKAVAGFGDRLSIVRRDRTVSTPGSAGYVRKVRP, encoded by the coding sequence ATGCCCGCCAAGGGTGTTTCCCACGTCGGGGGTCCCGCGACGACCGCGGGCGCCGTCATGCTTGCCGTCGCCGTGGGGCTGACGGGATGCGGATCGGGCGGCTCACCCCACCCGTCGCGGAGCACCTCCGCGCAGGTTCGGCTCCCACCGCGGCACGCCGGTTTCGACTACCAGATCGGCGGTGCCTATCCCCCGCCGAAGGGCGTGCGCATCGTCAGCCGCGACCGCTCCTCGTCCCCCGCGCCCGGCCTCTACAGCATCTGCTACGTCAACGCGTTCCAGGCCCAGCCGGAGGAGCGCGCCGCCTGGCCCGCCGACCTGCTGCTGCGCGACGCCGACGGCGAGGTGGTCATCGACGAGGACTGGAACGAGCCGCTGCTCGACATCCGCACCCCGGCCAAGCGCGAGCGCGTCGCCGAGCGAGTCGACCGCTGGATCGACGAGTGCGCCACCAAGGGCTTCGACGCCGTCGAGCCGGACAACTACGACAGCTACTCGCGCTCCCACGACCTGCTCACCGCCGACGACGCGACCGCGTTCATCACCCTGCTCGCCCGGCACGCGCACGCCCGGCACCTGGCCGTCGGCCAGAAGAACACACCGGAGTTGGCCGGCGTCCGGAAGAAGGCCGGGCTGGACTTCGCGGTGGCCGAGGAGTGCGGTGAGTACGACGAGTGCGGCACCTATGCCAAGGCGTTCGACGACCGGGTGGTCGTCGTCGAGTACTCGGACAAGGGCCTGCGCAAGGCCGTCGCGGGCTTCGGCGACAGGCTGAGCATCGTGCGCCGGGACCGGACGGTGTCGACGCCGGGCAGTGCCGGCTATGTGCGCAAGGTGCGCCCGTGA
- a CDS encoding aldo/keto reductase: MLYVKLGSTGLDVSRICLGCMTYGLPDRGVHEWTLDEEASRPLIRQALEAGINFFDTANVYSDGTSEEIVGKALRDFASRDEVVLATKVHGRMRPGPNGGGLSRKAIMSEIDHSLRRLGTDYVDLYQIHRYDHATPVEETMEALHDLVKAGKVRYLGASSMYAWEFSKAQYTAERHGWTRFVSMQNHYNLLYREEEREMLPLCADQGVGVLPWSPLARGRLTRDWGTVTERSANDNFGSRLYLEGDHAIVEAVTRIAGDRGVPRAQVALAWLLHRDTVAAPIVGAARPQHIEDAVAAVELELSEKEIEELEAPYAPHAISGH, translated from the coding sequence ATGCTGTACGTGAAGCTCGGTTCGACGGGCCTGGACGTGTCGCGGATCTGTCTGGGCTGCATGACCTACGGCCTGCCCGACCGCGGAGTGCACGAGTGGACCCTCGACGAGGAGGCGTCACGCCCGCTGATCCGGCAGGCGCTGGAGGCGGGCATCAACTTCTTCGACACGGCCAACGTCTACTCGGATGGCACCAGCGAGGAGATCGTGGGGAAGGCGCTGCGCGACTTCGCGTCCCGCGACGAGGTCGTGCTTGCCACCAAGGTGCACGGCCGGATGCGCCCGGGACCGAACGGGGGCGGGCTGTCCCGCAAGGCGATCATGTCGGAGATCGACCACAGCCTGCGCCGCCTCGGCACCGACTACGTCGACCTCTACCAGATCCACCGCTACGACCACGCCACTCCGGTCGAGGAGACGATGGAGGCGCTGCACGACCTGGTCAAGGCGGGCAAGGTCCGCTACCTCGGGGCCAGTTCGATGTACGCCTGGGAGTTCTCCAAGGCCCAGTACACCGCCGAGCGGCACGGTTGGACCAGATTCGTGTCCATGCAGAACCACTACAACCTGCTCTACCGCGAGGAGGAGCGGGAGATGCTGCCGCTGTGCGCGGACCAAGGCGTCGGTGTGCTGCCCTGGAGCCCGCTGGCCCGTGGCCGTCTCACCCGCGACTGGGGCACGGTCACCGAGCGCAGCGCGAACGACAACTTCGGCAGCCGGCTGTACCTGGAGGGCGACCACGCGATCGTCGAGGCCGTCACCCGCATCGCCGGCGACCGGGGCGTCCCGCGCGCCCAGGTCGCCCTCGCCTGGCTGCTGCACCGGGACACGGTGGCCGCGCCGATCGTCGGTGCCGCCAGGCCGCAGCACATCGAGGACGCGGTGGCCGCCGTTGAGCTCGAACTGAGCGAGAAGGAGATCGAGGAGCTGGAGGCGCCCTACGCCCCGCACGCCATCAGCGGCCACTGA
- a CDS encoding RNA polymerase sigma factor, giving the protein MNDAGSSNSPSPARPFDVTDEQLSAELKKWTGTMPALHPVGELLDRHWEAAFAYARLCTHGPRAAGMLTTAAFTRLFGESLRQAGPTSAWRPHLLVTVRRIAAEWDSDGRQELLHPALLTGTGPGDRAAARLLPPANRRLLSRAFQRLPQSSRAILWHTEVEAEPLAMPAALLGLDEEGARAELHRARVRLREEALQVHRELATEDECLRYIRMLDVTFRRGAITVDPDLQQHLNRCTHCRHTADQLDTFNGFLGAALAEAVLGWGAQAYVESRPGLTGEPAAPEPPQPQGVAPAGGEPFMSAVGEAFTGTVPGTADGDTSALTGHGPYAPAASGRPAPGPHTGARRAAAGLRAAARPSAPAGGARSPAPHTGRPGAPGGGTSPRPWRP; this is encoded by the coding sequence GTGAATGACGCAGGCTCGTCGAATTCGCCGAGCCCGGCCAGACCGTTCGACGTCACGGACGAGCAACTGAGCGCCGAGCTGAAGAAGTGGACGGGGACGATGCCCGCGCTGCATCCCGTGGGCGAACTCCTCGACCGGCATTGGGAAGCGGCCTTCGCCTACGCCCGGCTGTGCACCCACGGACCACGCGCCGCGGGGATGCTCACCACCGCCGCGTTCACCAGGCTCTTCGGGGAGTCGCTCCGCCAGGCGGGCCCCACCTCCGCCTGGCGGCCCCATCTGCTGGTCACCGTGCGCCGCATCGCGGCGGAGTGGGACAGCGACGGCCGCCAGGAACTGCTGCACCCCGCCCTCCTCACCGGCACCGGCCCCGGGGACCGCGCGGCCGCCCGGCTGCTGCCGCCCGCGAACCGGCGCCTGCTCTCCAGGGCGTTCCAGCGCCTGCCCCAGTCCTCCCGCGCCATCCTGTGGCACACCGAGGTCGAGGCCGAACCGCTCGCGATGCCGGCGGCCCTGCTCGGACTGGACGAGGAAGGGGCCCGTGCCGAGCTCCACCGGGCCCGCGTGCGGCTGCGCGAGGAGGCCCTGCAGGTCCACCGTGAACTCGCCACCGAGGACGAGTGCCTGCGCTACATCCGGATGCTGGACGTGACCTTCCGGCGCGGCGCGATCACCGTCGACCCGGACCTCCAGCAGCACCTCAACCGCTGCACGCACTGCCGCCACACCGCCGACCAACTGGACACGTTCAACGGATTCCTCGGCGCCGCCCTGGCCGAGGCCGTGCTCGGCTGGGGCGCACAGGCCTACGTGGAGTCCAGGCCCGGACTGACCGGGGAGCCCGCCGCCCCCGAGCCCCCGCAGCCGCAGGGCGTGGCCCCGGCGGGCGGCGAACCGTTCATGTCCGCCGTGGGCGAGGCCTTCACCGGGACGGTCCCCGGCACCGCCGACGGCGACACATCAGCCCTCACCGGCCATGGGCCGTACGCCCCCGCGGCCTCCGGGCGCCCGGCTCCGGGACCCCACACCGGCGCCCGCCGCGCGGCCGCCGGACTCCGTGCCGCGGCCCGCCCTTCCGCCCCCGCGGGCGGCGCCCGCTCCCCCGCTCCGCACACCGGGCGGCCCGGCGCGCCCGGCGGCGGAACCTCGCCGCGGCCGTGGCGACCGTGA